The genomic segment ATCACGGTTATCCACCGCGCTGACGGGTCGGGCACCACCTTCCTCTTCTCCAACTATCTGGCCAAGGTCAGCCCGACCTGGAAGGAAGAGGTCGGAGCCGCCGACGCGCTGGAATGGCCCGCGGGCCTTGGGGGCAAGGGCAATGAGGGCGTCTCTGCCTTCGTCAAGCAAACGCTCGGCGCTATCGGCTATGTCGAATTCGCCGTCGCCGCGCGCACCGGCACCGCTGTCGCCAATATGCGCAATCACGACGGCCACATGATCGCCCCGTCCATCGAAGCCTTTGCCGCGGCGGCTGCCGGGGCGGACTGGGCCAACGCGCCGGGCAACCAGCTTCTGCTGCTCGATCAGCCGGGGGCTCAGGCGTGGCCGATCACCGGCACCGTCTTCATCGTCATGCACAAGACGCAGGACAAGCCGGCCAGCGGCCGCGCCGCCCTCACCTTCTTCGACTGGGCCTATACCAATGGCGACGCGCTGGCGACAAAAATGCACTACGTCCCCCTGCCCCCTGAGGTGAAGCAGATGATGCGCGCCCAGTGGTCGCAGATCACAGGTCCGGACGGTAAGCCGGTCTATGCCCCGGCCACCCCCGCGCCCGCCGTGGCGGCGTCTGCCGCCTCCGCTCAGTAAGCTTATGGAAACCCCGATGTCTCTTCAGAGCGCCCGCCACCCAGACCCCGTTGACCCGATCTTCCGCGGCCTCGCCTTCGCGGCGGCGACGACCCTGCTGCTTACTCTGGGCGGCCTGATCGTCGCCCTGATGATCGGCGGCTGGCCCGCCATCTCCAAGTTCGGCTTCGGCTTCCTGACCTCCAGCACCTGGAACCCGGTCACCGAAGTCTATGGGGCCGCCGGTCCCATCGTCGGCACGCTGATCACCGCGGTGCTGTCTCTGACCATCGCCCTGCCCATCGCCGTCTGCGTCTCGGTCTTCCTGACGCAGTACTGCCCCAAGCAGATCGCTCAGCCGGTTTCAACCGCCATTGAGCTTCTGGCCGGTATCCCCTCCATCGTCTATGGCATGTGGGGCCTGTTCGTCTTCGCACCGTGGTTTGCGCGCACGGTGCAACTGCCCATCCTGACCAGCCTCGACCCCGAAAGCTTCTGGGGCAAGCTGCTGGCCGGGGTGCCCAACGGCGCCAATATCTTCACGGCCTCCATCGTGCTCGCTATCATGATCCTGCCCTATATGTCGGCGGTCTTCCGTGAACTGTTCCGCTCGATCCCGCCGCAGGTGCGCGAAGCCGCCTTCGGCCTCGGCTGCACCTCCTACGAAGTGGTGGGCTCGGTCCTGATCCCCTACGTCAAGAAGGGCATGATCGGCGTAGTTATGCTGGGCTTTGGCCGCGCCCTGGGTGAGACCATGGCCGTCACCTTCATCATCGGCAATTCGCACCGCTTCCCGGACTCGCTGTTCGCTTCGGGCTCGACGCTCGCCTCGACCATCGCCAATGAGTTCAACGAAGCCTCCGGCGTCCACCTCGCCTCGCTGATCGCGCTGGGTCTGGTGCTGTTCCTGATTACCTTCACCGTTCTGGCCATCGCCAGGGCGCTCCTGTCCTCGCAGCGTTACTAAGGGAGGCAAGAGCATGGATCGCGCCCTTCGCCGCAAAATCGCCAATCAGGCCTTCGTCATTATCTGCACCGGGGCCGCGCTGGTCGCGCTCGCTGCGCTGGCCCTGATCATGTTCTCGCTGCTGACCAAGGGCGTCGGCGGGGTGGACCTGATGCTGTTCACCGCCGACACCCCGGCCCCCGACTCGCCGGGCGGCCTGCGCAACGCCATCATCGGCTCGATCCTGATGTGCGGCGTCGCCATGATGATCGCCGTGGTCATCGGCGTGCTGGCCGGGACGTGGCTGGCCGAAATCGGTGGCAACACCCCCTATGGCCACGTCGTGCGCTTCCTCAATGACGTGCTGCTGTCGGCCCCGTCCATCCTGATCGGCCTGTTCGTCTATTGGTGGGTCGTTGTGCCCATGGGCGGCTTCTCCGGTTGGGCCGGGGCGATCGCACTCGGTATCATCGCTACCCCCATCGTGACGCGCACCACCGAAGACATCCTGAACCTTCAACCCAATGCCCTGCGTGAAGCCGGCATGGCGCTGGGGGCCTCTCAGTGGGTTACGGTGCGCAGCATCATCTGGAAGGCGGCCGGGGCCGGTATGCTGACCGGCGGTCTCTTGGGCTTTGCCCGTATTTCGGGTGAAACCGCGCCGCTGCTGTTTACCGCTCTCAACAACCAGTTCCTGAGCTTCGACATGTCGAAGCCCTTCGCCAGCCTGCCGGGCGCCATCTATCCCTTCGCCATGAGCCCCTACGAGACGTGGAACACCCTCGCCTGGGCCGGGGCGCTGTTGATTACGCTGGCGGTTCTGGGCGTCAACATTCTGGGGCGCTGGCTCGCCCGCGACAAAGATCACAAGTAAGGCCTCGTCATGTCCGACACCGATTTCCAAAGCGTCATCACCCCGCCCCCGGCCGATCAGCTTGTGCTGGAAACGCGGAACCTCAACTTCTACTACGGCACGCATCAGTCGCTGTTCGGCGTCTCCATGCCGGTCAAGCGCAATGGCATCACCGCCCTGATCGGTCCGTCGGGCTGCGGCAAGTCCACCCTGCTGCGCACCATGAACCGCATCTATGACCTCTATCCGGGTCAGCGCGCCGAAGGCGAGATTCTGGTCGATGGCGAGAATATTCTGGGCCCCAAGGTCGATGTGACCAGCTTACGCGCCCGCGTCGGCATGGTGTTCCAGAAGCCGACCCCCTTCCCCATGTCGATCTACGACAATGTGGCCTTCGGCGTGAAGCTGTACCACAAGAAGTCGAAGTCGCAGATGGACGAGGTGGTCGAAAAGGCCCTGCGCCGCGCCGCCCTGTGGGACGAGGTGAAGGACAAGCTCACCAAGTCCGGCCTGTCGCTTTCGGGCGGTCAGCAGCAGCGCCTGTGCGTCGCCCGCGGCATCGCGGTTGAGCCGGAAATCCTGCTGCTCGACGAACCGGCCTCGGCGCTCGACCCCATCTCGACGGCCAAGCTGGAAGACACGCTCGAAGAGCTGAAGCGCGACCTGACCATCATCATCGTGACCCATAACCTGCAACAGGCGGCGCGCCTGTCGGACTACACGGGCTTCATGTATCTGGGCAAGATGGTCGAATACGGCCCAACCGAAGAACTGTTCGTCAAGCCGAAGGTCGAGCGCACCTCCGACTATATCGGCGGCCGCTTCGGTTAAGCTTCAAAGGCGGCGGGCATATCGCGAGCGGCATTCAATACCCGCACCACTTCGATACCCTGCTCTACAGGACGATAATAAAGCACATAGGGCCGGATCGGAAAGCTGCGCAACCCAGCGTAGAGTTCCGGTCGGGGTCGCCCCATGTCGGGATGCAAAGACAACTTTCTCAGCGTTTCGGCAATACGATCCAACATCTTATCCGCGGCGTCAGGACGATCTTTGGCGATATAAAGCCACAGGGCTTCGAGATCGTCTTTCGCCCTTGCCGTCTTTAAAATCCGGGTCATTCCGCCGCATTGAGTCTGGCGCGACCTTTGGCCTTGATGGCTTCAATATCCAGTTCTCCTGCGGAACCGCTGTCGATGCCTTCACGGATCGCCTCGCGCAACGCCTCAAGTTTGGCCGCCTGAAACCGGTCATTGGCTTCCATCAGGCGCAGCGCATCGCGGATTACTTCGCTGGCATTATTGTACAGGCCGCCCGCGACCTTCTCACGCACCATATCTTCGAGACGCGGCGTCAGGTTTACATTCAGGGTCATGGCGTATCTCCTGACTAGAGCGATGTGCGGAAAAGTGTGAGCGGTTTTCCGCAAAAACATCGCGACAAAACAAAAATTTAGAGCGAAATGGCGTTTCCGCTTGAAGTCATTTCGCTCTAAAAGATACGCCCGCCCCCAAAATTGTCAATCTTTGACAATCACGCCCCCGGCACCAGACACTGCGGGCCGATCTCGCGGATCGACTTGACGCCGGTGAGCGCCATGGCGACGCGCATTTCCTTCTCGAACAGACTGAGCAGGTTGGAGACCCCCGCCTCCCCCCCGGCGGCCAGCGCGTAGATAAAGGCCCGCCCCAGCAGCACACCGTCGGCCCCCAGCGCGATCATACGCACCACATCAAGGCCCGTGCGGATACCGGAATCGGCCAGAATGGTCAGGTCGCCCTTCACGGCCTCGGCAATGGCCGGGAGGGCGCGGGCTGATGACAGGACGCCATCAAGCTGTCGCCCGCCGTGATTGGACACCACAATGCCGTCGGCACCGAAGCTCACCGCGTCCTTGGCGTCTTCCGGATCGAGTATGCCCTTGATGACCATCGGCCCCTTCCAGAAGTCTCGGATCCATTCCAGATCCTTCCATGAGATCGACGGGTCGAAATTGGCCCCCAGCCAGCCGATATAGTCGGCCAGACCCGTGGCCTTGCCCAGATATTTCGAGACATTGCCCAGATCGTGCGGCGTCCCCATCAGGCCGACATCAAAGGCCCAGTGCGGGTGCGTCACCGCCTGCCACAGGCGGCGGATCTCGGCGTGCGGCCCACTCATGCCCGAATGGGCGTCGCGGTAGCGCGCCCCCGGCACCGGCATATCGACGGTAAAGACCAGCGTGCGGATACCGGCCGCCCAGGCGCGTTCCAGCGCGTTCTTCATGAAGCCGCGATCTTTCAGCACATAGAGCTGAAACCAGATCGGCTTGTCGCACTTGCCCTGCACCTCCTCGATGGGGCAGACGCTGACGGTCGAAAGCGTCAGGTTGATGCCGGCCTTTTGCGCCGCGCGCGCCGCCTGCACCTCGCCGCGACGGGCATACATGCCGGTCAGGCCGACGGGGGCCAGAGCTATGGGCATGGACAGCTTCTCGCCCAGCAGTTCCGTCTCCAGACTGAGCGACGACACGTCCTTCAAAACCCGCTGGCGCAGCGCCACGTCGCCAAGGTCCGACACATTGCGCGCCAGTGTGCGCTCGGCATAGGCCCCGCCGTCGATATAGTGAAACAGGAAGGGCGGCAGCCGACGCCGGGCGGCTTCGCGGTAATCGGTCGAGGCGGAGATGATCATGGCAAACCCAGCGATTCAAAGAATTGGAAAAGCACGGACGATGCTCTAGCATGGGGCCAAGCCCGATGACAATGCGTGGACAATCCCGTTCAATCATCATAGATCAAAATTAATCACCTCCCGTTTTATTCAGGAAATGCCATGCCCGCTGCCTCGATGTTCGACCTCTCCGGAAAAACCGTGCTGATCACCGGAGCCAATCGCGGGCTGGGTCAGGGCATGGCGCTGGCTCTGGCCGAAACCGGGGCCGATATCTGCGCCGTGGGCTCATCGGGGGCGGACACCACCGCCGAAAAGGTTGCGGCTCTGGGGCGCCGGTTCCATTTCATCCGCGCCGATCTTACCTCCATTTCGCCCATAGAGGACATTGTCGCCGAAACTTTGAGCGTCATGGGCGGGCTCGACATCCTCGTCAACAATGCCGGGTCGATCCGCCGGGGCGACGTCACGGAATTCACCGAGGAAGACTGGGACGCGGTGATGAACCTCAATCTGAAGACCCTGTTCTTCATGTGTCAGGCCGCCGGCCGTCACATGATCGCGCAGGGCCACGGCAAGATCATCAACACGGCGTCGCTCCTGTCGTTTCAGGGCGGCATCCGCGTCCCCTCCTACACGGCGTCGAAGTCGGGCGTGGCGGGCATTACGCGGCTTCTGGCCAACGAATGGGCGTCCAAAGGCATCAATGTCAACGCCATCGCGCCGGGCTATATGGCCACCGAACTGACCGAAGGGCTGCAAAGCGACCCCGAACGCGCGAAGGCGATTCTCGACCGGATTCCCGCCGCACGCTGGGGCACACCAGAAGATTTGGGCGGCGCGACGGTTTTTTTGGCCTCTAGCGTGTCAAATTACGTAAACGGAGTTATTATCCCCGTCGATGGGGGCTGGCTGGCGCGCTAATGCGTCTGCTCCGGCCCCATCCGAACCCCTTGAGGAGACAATGACCACAGAGACTCTTTCGACCACCGCGCCGCTCAAGATGGCCGATATCGCCCGCATGGCCGGCGTTTCAGTGTCCACCGTTTCGCGGGCCCTGGCCGGAAGCCCCCTGATCCCCAAGCCGCTGCGTGACAAGATCGCGGCGATTGCCGAGGAACATGGCTACGTCGTCAATCAGGCCGCCCGTAACCTCCGTCTGAAGCGCACCCGCACCATCGGCCTCGTCCTTCCCGACGACGGTGACCGCAAGCTGCGCGACCCGCACCTCTTGAGCATGATGGGCGCCCTCACCCAGGCCGTCTTCAAACGCGGCTATGAGCTGCTGGTGCTCAAGACCCCGGCCAAGCGTCAGGGCGCGTTGAAGGACCTTGTCCGCTCGCAGCGCTTTGACGGCATGCTGGTCCTGCCCGACACCGCCGCTAAGGATCAGCACGAGGCGCTTAGCGACCTCGCCCGCTACTACGCGCCGCTGGTCGTCTGGGGCCGCTTGCCGGACCAAAACTACTGCGGCGTCGAAGCCTCGACCGCCACGGATGAAAACGCCGAGGAGATGGTCGATCTGCTGTTCCAGCGCCTCAGCGAAGACGAAAAAGCCAAGGCCGTAAAATAGTCTCCGTTCCCCCGATACCGTCGGGGGTTCAGTGACCCTTCAAGATAAGAACAAAGCCCTCCGGAGTGATCCGGAGGGCTTTGTTTGTCCGTAGCAAGAAGGCCGCCCGGCGAACCGGACGGCCTTCTCTTGTTTTTAGAACTGCGTCGAAAGGCTGACCGAGACCGACGTGCCCGGATCGTAGCGATCGACATAGACGCGCTTGTCGTTGATGGTCTGATATTCCTTGTACTCGGTGCCCATCAGGTTACGGGCCTCAAGCTGGAAGTTCAGGCCACGGCCAAAGGCGTCGAAGCCCTTGCGCCACACGAAATCGACCTGCGTGCCCGGCTCCTGCATGATGTCGGGGTCACCGACAATACCCGAACCGCGCACCGAGATACGCTCGCTGACATAGGTGAGCAGCAGGGTGGCCTGCGACTTGGCTTCGGAGTCTTCCCAGCCGAACTGCACGTTGGCGAGGTGATCCGACTGACCTTGCAGCTTGGAGCCGTCCTTGATGTACAGGCTGGCTTCGACCGGCTGGAAGGTGGTGCGGCTGAAGGCGATCTTGTCGCCGGCCTTCACCTTCACGCTGGAGTCGGTGAAGGTGTAGTTGGCCTGCACCAGCCACTGCTTGCTCTCGAAGAAGCCGCCCTTGATCGGGCTCTCGAACAGGCCCTTATAGTCCACCTCAAAGCCCTGAATATTGGCCTCCGGGGCGTTGACGAAGGTCTGCTGGAGTTGGGTGCCGGTCGAGATGGTTTCGACGGGCTTGTCCAGCGTCTTGTGGAACAGGCCGGCGGTCAGGTATTCGCCCGCGCCGTAGTACCACTCATAACGGGCATCGAGGTTGGTGATCTCGGTGTCCTTCAGCAGCGGGTTACCCGTGTAGGAGCGGTCGCTATCGGCTTCGCGGAAGGTCGGCTCGGCCAGTTCGCGGAACTGCGGACGGCCGATCGTCTTGGACGCGCCAAAACGCAGTTGCATGTCGTCCTTGAAGTTCCAGGTCACCGTACCCGACGGCAGGAGATAGGTCTCCTTGATCTGGGTCGCGGCGCGCTCCGGCTTGGTGTTGGTCTGATAGAGGTAACGCAGGTCGTTACGCTCCTTGCCGCTTTCGTAGCGGAGACCGGCGGCGACGCGAACCAGCGGAATGACTTCCAGATCGGTCTTCACGTAGTAGGACGACACGAACAGGCCGCCCTTGTAGGCTTGCGGCGAGTCCGAACCGGTTTCCCACAGTTGCAGGAAGTCCGGGCGGATATTGTAGTCGGAGAAGAGGTAATCGACGCGGGTATATTTGGCCAGCGAGTCGTTCACCGACTTGAACTCAAAAGCCCGGCGCTGGTAGTCGCGCTGGTTGTCGAGCACCGAGACACCCGCCATCAGCTTGCCATCACGGCCTTCACCGAGGCTGTAGTCCCAGGTCAGGTTGGCACCCAGATACTTGGCCACGTCCTTCAGGTTCGAGAAGGCGGTTTCATTGCTACCGCCGTTACGCAGGTCGGTAAAATAGAGGCCTTTTGTCGCCGTGTTGGAGGTGTCCAACTGATAGTTGATGAACTTGTCATACGGCGTATCGCGCACCGTCACGGCGTAGGAGGCCGTCCAGTCGAGCACCAGCTTCGGCGTCAGGGCGTGCGTGCCGGTCAGTTGGCTGAGGCCCAACTCGCGCTGATACCAGCCGGTACGGTCCTTGCGGTAGAAGAAGCCGTTGGAGTTGAACCCGTCACGGGTAGCCGCGAACTTCGTCGTCTTGCGGATATACATGCCGGTCCACTTCAGGGTGTGGGCACCGCGCGTATAGCCGAGCGACAAAAGGCTGTTCAGCGAGACATTGTTGGCCGAGTTCGTATAGTCATCCTCGTAGTGGATGCCGTTCTTGACCGACCAGTTGTTGGAGAAGTCGGCCACGGCCACGACGCCGAACTTGCCACCCAGAACGTCATAGGTCTGACCGGCGCTGCCGTTCAGGCTGAAGTTGGGGGTCGGACGGCCGATTTGCAGCAGGTTGAGGTCGGCATTGGTGAAGGAATGACCGATCTTCTGAAGCTCGTTGGTCGCGCCCGTGCCCGTCGCCGGGTAGGTGTTCGGGTTGACCAGCTTGCCTTTGGCCAGCGCATTACGCAGTGGATCGGGCAGGCTGCGGGCCCCGTCGTCATAGCCCAGCCAGTCGGTGGCCGAGCCGAAATAGGTGACGGTTTTCTTGCCGGTCGTTTCGCTGTTGTAACCGGTGCCGATGCCGAGGCTCAGGAAGTTGTCGCGCGGCAGGGCCACGGTCTGAAGATCGACGACACCGCCGCCGAATTCGCCCGGATATTCCGCCGAATAGGTCTTTTGCACCGAAACGCGGCCCAAAAGCGACGCCGGGAACAGGTCGAGCGGCACAACGCGTTGCAGCGGTTCCGGCGACGGCAGCGGCGCGCCGTTCAGAAGGGCCGACGAGTAGCGCTCGCCCAGGCCGCGCACATAGATAAACTTGCCTTCGACCAGCGACAGGCCCGCGACGCGCGTCAGGGCCGTAGCGGCATTGTCGTCGCCGGTGCGCTTGAGGTCTTCGGTGGTCAGGATCGAAGTGACTTCTGCCGTGCGACGCATGGTCTTGGGCAGGTTCTTGCCGCGCACGACGACTTCTGTAACGGCGTTGGAATCGCCGGTGGCGGCTTCCGCTGGCTGGTCGGCAGCCGTCTGAGTCTGGTCTTGCGCCACGGCGGCGTTTACCGCCGCCAGCGACGTCGTAGCCATCAGCAAGGCGCCGAGGGAGAGAGTATGCAGTTTCATGGGATCAACCTTTGCTGAAGGACTTGGAGAGCAGAGCGCGTCGCGGCGGGGTTTCCCCCGCCGCGCTGTCGCTTGCTACTGGCAGGACTTCTCGCCGGTGCCCATGCCGCAGGTCCAACCCTTGTACCAGGTGTCGTTAGCGTCCTTCACGGCACCGATGTAGGTCGGATTGGTGAAGAAGCCGAGGTTGTTATTGGCCGCATCGTTGAGGATGGTCGGGTTGGTCACCGCAACGGCGTTTTCGGTCGCACCGTTGACGATGTCGTTGGTCAGGGTCGTCGCCGTGCCGATCGAGTTGTTGGTGACGGTCGGCAGCAGGGTCGCGGTGACCGAGGACACGCGGGTGATGTTACCCGTATTCCACAGGGCTTCGGCCTCAGCCACGGTCGGCAGGGTCTGACCGGTGTTCGACGAACCCGTCTGGACGCTCACCGAAGCGATACCGCCGCAGATGCCCATGACCGAGCGGAAGGCGACCTGAGCGATCACCGTATTGTTGTCCTGCACCAGCAGGCAGTTCGACGACGGGCTGGTGGTGCGGATGATCGAGTTCATCAGCAGAAGGCCGGTGCCGGTGTCGAGCTTCAGCGCCTGAGTATTCAAGGTGTTCTTCATGATGATGGTGGCGTTCGATACCTTCGGGTAGGCGAACGGACGCAGGGTGCCGGTGTTGACAACCGCCGTCGGCGGGCAGAAGGCGCGAACACCACCATTGCCACCCTTGTTACACGACATTTCGAAGCCGAAAGACCCCGAGGTCGAGCGGGCGGCCTGCAGGGCGATCATCCACTGCACCGAACCCGACCAGGTGTTGTCGGTATCGAACTGCTCATCGTCATTGCCGACCAGCACGAGGTGCTTGGCGTTGACCGCGCCGCCGAAGAATTCAACGCCGTCGTCGGACGAGTTATAGACCTGAACGTAATCGACCGTGGTGCCCGCGCCGACGCCGGCGAAGGTGATGCCGTTCAGCTCCTTGCCCACATCGACCTGATAGCCGGTGTAGCGGACCTGCACGTACTTCAGCGTACCGGAATTGTCGGCGAGGCTGTTGCCGCCGAAGTTCAGACCGGCCACGGCTTCGAAAGACGCGCCGCAGGTGTTGAAGCCGTCGAGGTTGGTCGGAACCGCGTCAGTGGCGCAGGAGTTCGACGGCGCACGGCCGAGAAGGACCAGACCGCCCCATTCGCCGATCGAGTTCGAGGTCGAAGCGCCGGTGACGTTGTTCTTGGAGGTGAAGATGATCGGATTGGTCGCCGTGCCTTCGGCGAAGATTTGCGAACCGCGTTGCACGGCGATGTAGTCGAGACCAGCCGAACCGAAGACAGTGACGCCCGGCTCGATGGTCAGCACGCCCTTGCGCGCACCGGCGATCGGGGAATTAACGTTCGGCCCCATGTCCTCACCGATATTGACGCGGCCCGAGACCGAGTAGATGACGCCGTCGAGCTTGGCCAGGGTCAGGCTGCCCGTGATGGTGTTCGGCAGTTGGCAGTTGCGGGCCTGAGCACCGCCGGCGAGCGTGATGACGCCGATATTGTCGGTGCCGGTCGGACACGAAGCCGCCGCGACACCTGACGTGGAAGACGACGACGATGACGAGGACGAGGTGCCGCCGCCGATCAGCACGCCTTCGCCCGGCGAAGCGACGTTGTCAGCCCCAAAGCAGCCCGCCAGAGCCACAGCAGCGGTAAAGCCCAGCAGACCCAGGCGGAATTTCGTGGAAGTGTTCATGTCATCTCTCCAGACCAGCGCAGCGGCGCGTCGGGAGACCCCGTTCTGAACGCACCCATGCCATCATTCGGCCTTATAGGGAGGCTGTGTGACAGAACGCCCAAACTTGTATGACGGATTTGTGTAAGCCCGAAAACCGGCACTTACCGGCGGCGGAATCGCCTCTGTAAGGCGCGTTATGTGTCTTTGGTGTCACGTTTTCGCCTGTCAGAGCACGGACAGACTCGCGAACAGAGCGAAACATAGAGCAAAAAAAAGAGTGGTCAGCGCAGGGGCAGACCACTCCAGTAGGGCCGGGGGGAAATGAGGGAAAACCCGGTTACGGACGTGAGCGTGGCACAGATAAAGCCCAATAGCAATATTGGTTATATCCTTTTGTGCGGGTTTTTGCGTGCCTCCCGCCGGAAACCCTTCTAAATTGCTACAAAACTGACGGTTTTGCGATTGGCCTTGCCTCAAAAGCGCATCAGTAGTAATACCAATGCTAAATATTGGTATCAGAACCATCTGCCTCGTCACAAAGGAACCGTCTACATGTCCCTCGCCTCCGTCGCCACGCCGCTGGATGAAACCACGACCCTGATGTTCCGTGAGGCGGCCGAAGGCGGCGACGCCGTTGAGCGCTTCCTGAAACGCAATGCCGAGACCCTGAGCCGTATCGCCGCGCGCCTTAAGGCCCAGCCCCCGAAGGCCGTCGTCACCTGTGCGCGTGGTTCGTCAGACCACGCCTGCACCTATGGCAAGTACGTCATCGAGACCCTGACCGGCGTGCCGGTCAGCTCCGCCGCCCTGTCGGTCGCCTCGGTCTATGCGGCCCCGGTCGTCGCCGCCGAAACCCTGTGCATCGCCGTGTCGCAATCGGGCCGCTCGCCCGACCTTCTGACCGCCGTCGAAGCCTATAAGGCCGCCGGTGCCTTCGTTGTGGCGCTGGTCAATGACGAAACCGCGCCGCTGGCGACGCTCGCCGACGAAGTCCTGCCGCTGTGCGCCGGGCCGGAGCTGTCGGTCGCCGCCACCAAATCCTGCCTCGCCGCTCTGGCTGGTTTTGCCGCCCTGACCGCCGAATGGGCCGACGACGCGGCGTTGAAGGCCGCCGTAGCCGCCCTCCCCGCCCAGATGCGTCAGGCCTTCGACCTCGACTGGTCCGCCGCCCTCCCCGCCCTGACCGCGGCAAACAACCTCTTCGTCATCGGTCGCGGCTACGGCTTCGGCGTGGCCCAGGAAGCGGCCCTGAAGCTCAAGGAAACCTGCGCCCTGCACGCCGAAGCCTTCTCCGCCGCCGAAGTGCGCCACGGCCCGATGGCCATCGTCAATCAGGGCTTCCCTGTGCTGGCCTTCGCCACCTCCGACACGGCCGGCGACGGGGTGCGCGATGTGGCCGCGGAATTTGCCGGACGCGGGGCTGCCGTGTGGCTGGCCGACACCACGCCGGGGGCCTATACCCTGCCCGCCCTGGCCGCTGAGCCGATGCTTGAGCCCATCCTGCGCCTGCAAAGCTTCTACCGCCTCGCCAACCGCCTGTCGCTGGCGCGCGGCCTCAATCCGGACAGCCCGCCGCACCTGAACAAGGTAACGAAAACGGTTTAAGCCCCCTCCCCGGCTGGACATTTTCCAAAGGGCGGTCATAGCATTGTCTATGACCGCCCTTTCCTTTGTCCGCACCCTGCGTACCCGCCCGTGGCTGAGCCGTGCCATCGCTCTGGCCCTTGGTCTGGGGACGCTTCTGGGCACCCTCACCGACCTGCGCCTGTCGCAAAGCGTGCTGGTCGCGTGGAACAGCGCCGCCGTCTTCTACCTCATCGCCCTCGCCCGGCTGATGATGACCGCCAATACCGCCGACATGCGCCGCCGCGCCGAAACGCAAGACGTCGGCAAATGGACCATATTGGGCCTCACTGGGGCCGCCATCGCCGTCTGCGTCGTCGCCATCGCCAGCGAACTGATCGCCGCCCACGACGAAACCGGCCTCAGCAAAGGCCTCGACCTCGCGCTGGTCGGCACCACCATCGTCACAACCTGGGTCTTCGTGCACACCACCTTCGCCCTGCACTACGCCCACGCCTACTACATCGCCATCCGCCGCGCCGAGCCCCCGCCCCTCAAATTCCCGGATGCAGACTGCGAACCGGACTATCTCGACTTTGCCTATTTCGCCTTCATCGTCGGCACCGCCGCCCAAACCGCCGACGTCTCCGTCGCCTCCAAAGCCATGCGCCGCCTCAATCTCGGCCACGCCGTCTTTGCCTTTGTCTACAACACCACCATCCTCGCCCTGTGCATCAATATCGCCGCAAGCCTGCTGGGGTGAGTTGGGTTTGAGTGTTGGG from the Asticcacaulis excentricus genome contains:
- the pstA gene encoding phosphate ABC transporter permease PstA, encoding MDRALRRKIANQAFVIICTGAALVALAALALIMFSLLTKGVGGVDLMLFTADTPAPDSPGGLRNAIIGSILMCGVAMMIAVVIGVLAGTWLAEIGGNTPYGHVVRFLNDVLLSAPSILIGLFVYWWVVVPMGGFSGWAGAIALGIIATPIVTRTTEDILNLQPNALREAGMALGASQWVTVRSIIWKAAGAGMLTGGLLGFARISGETAPLLFTALNNQFLSFDMSKPFASLPGAIYPFAMSPYETWNTLAWAGALLITLAVLGVNILGRWLARDKDHK
- the kduD gene encoding 2-dehydro-3-deoxy-D-gluconate 5-dehydrogenase KduD, translating into MPAASMFDLSGKTVLITGANRGLGQGMALALAETGADICAVGSSGADTTAEKVAALGRRFHFIRADLTSISPIEDIVAETLSVMGGLDILVNNAGSIRRGDVTEFTEEDWDAVMNLNLKTLFFMCQAAGRHMIAQGHGKIINTASLLSFQGGIRVPSYTASKSGVAGITRLLANEWASKGINVNAIAPGYMATELTEGLQSDPERAKAILDRIPAARWGTPEDLGGATVFLASSVSNYVNGVIIPVDGGWLAR
- a CDS encoding type II toxin-antitoxin system ParD family antitoxin, translating into MTLNVNLTPRLEDMVREKVAGGLYNNASEVIRDALRLMEANDRFQAAKLEALREAIREGIDSGSAGELDIEAIKAKGRARLNAAE
- the pstC gene encoding phosphate ABC transporter permease subunit PstC yields the protein MSLQSARHPDPVDPIFRGLAFAAATTLLLTLGGLIVALMIGGWPAISKFGFGFLTSSTWNPVTEVYGAAGPIVGTLITAVLSLTIALPIAVCVSVFLTQYCPKQIAQPVSTAIELLAGIPSIVYGMWGLFVFAPWFARTVQLPILTSLDPESFWGKLLAGVPNGANIFTASIVLAIMILPYMSAVFRELFRSIPPQVREAAFGLGCTSYEVVGSVLIPYVKKGMIGVVMLGFGRALGETMAVTFIIGNSHRFPDSLFASGSTLASTIANEFNEASGVHLASLIALGLVLFLITFTVLAIARALLSSQRY
- a CDS encoding type II toxin-antitoxin system RelE/ParE family toxin; the protein is MTRILKTARAKDDLEALWLYIAKDRPDAADKMLDRIAETLRKLSLHPDMGRPRPELYAGLRSFPIRPYVLYYRPVEQGIEVVRVLNAARDMPAAFEA
- the pstS gene encoding phosphate ABC transporter substrate-binding protein PstS encodes the protein MLTACSDKGAATAEGKDAPAAGDITGAGSTFFAPLGAKWAETYKDTTGVRLNYQSIGSGGGVRQIKVKTVDFGATDKPVKPADLDETGLLQFPIVMGGIVPIVNLPDVKSGQMNLTGPLLADIYMGKVKRWDDPAIRALNPGLKLPHLPITVIHRADGSGTTFLFSNYLAKVSPTWKEEVGAADALEWPAGLGGKGNEGVSAFVKQTLGAIGYVEFAVAARTGTAVANMRNHDGHMIAPSIEAFAAAAAGADWANAPGNQLLLLDQPGAQAWPITGTVFIVMHKTQDKPASGRAALTFFDWAYTNGDALATKMHYVPLPPEVKQMMRAQWSQITGPDGKPVYAPATPAPAVAASAASAQ
- the pstB gene encoding phosphate ABC transporter ATP-binding protein PstB, giving the protein MSDTDFQSVITPPPADQLVLETRNLNFYYGTHQSLFGVSMPVKRNGITALIGPSGCGKSTLLRTMNRIYDLYPGQRAEGEILVDGENILGPKVDVTSLRARVGMVFQKPTPFPMSIYDNVAFGVKLYHKKSKSQMDEVVEKALRRAALWDEVKDKLTKSGLSLSGGQQQRLCVARGIAVEPEILLLDEPASALDPISTAKLEDTLEELKRDLTIIIVTHNLQQAARLSDYTGFMYLGKMVEYGPTEELFVKPKVERTSDYIGGRFG
- the lldD gene encoding FMN-dependent L-lactate dehydrogenase LldD; protein product: MIISASTDYREAARRRLPPFLFHYIDGGAYAERTLARNVSDLGDVALRQRVLKDVSSLSLETELLGEKLSMPIALAPVGLTGMYARRGEVQAARAAQKAGINLTLSTVSVCPIEEVQGKCDKPIWFQLYVLKDRGFMKNALERAWAAGIRTLVFTVDMPVPGARYRDAHSGMSGPHAEIRRLWQAVTHPHWAFDVGLMGTPHDLGNVSKYLGKATGLADYIGWLGANFDPSISWKDLEWIRDFWKGPMVIKGILDPEDAKDAVSFGADGIVVSNHGGRQLDGVLSSARALPAIAEAVKGDLTILADSGIRTGLDVVRMIALGADGVLLGRAFIYALAAGGEAGVSNLLSLFEKEMRVAMALTGVKSIREIGPQCLVPGA